In Leucoraja erinacea ecotype New England chromosome 12, Leri_hhj_1, whole genome shotgun sequence, one DNA window encodes the following:
- the rps6kal gene encoding ribosomal protein S6 kinase alpha-6 isoform X3: MVNGHQMVDEPMVADETYSHCEEGRFKEIAITHHVKEGCERADPTQFELLKVLGQGSFGKVFLVRKMVGPDAEQLYAMKVLKKATLKVRDRVRTKMERDILVEVNHPFIVKLHYAFQTEGKLYLILDFLRGGDVFTRLSKEVMFTEEDVKFYLAELALALDHLHSLGIVYRDLKPENILLDEGGHIKLTDFGLSKESVDQEKKAYSFCGTVEYMAPEVVNRRGHTQSADWWSFGVLMFEMLTGTLPFQGKDRNETMNMILKAKLGMPQFLSPEAQGLLRTLFKRNPGNRLGAGPDGVEEIKRHPFFATIDWNKLVRKEIHPPFKPASGKPEDTFCFDPEFTAKTPKDSPGIPPSANAHQLFRGFSFVATNSLEVGQSASLTVVHPIVQLHGNSIQFNDGYELKEDIGVGSYSICKRCIHRVTNMEFAVKIIDKSKRDPSEEIEILMRYGQHPNIITLKDVYDDGRYVYLVTELLKGGELLDRLLRQKFFSEREASAVLFTITKTVEYLHCQGVVHRDLKPSNILYMNESGDPESIRICDFGFAKQLRGENGLLMTPCYTANFVAPEVLMRGGYDAACDIWSLGVLLYTMLAGYTPFANGPNDTAEEILLRIGSGKFSLTGGNWDTVSDAAKDLLSNMLHVDPHQRFTAEQVLKHAWIACRDQLPHFQLNRQDAPHLVKGAMAATYSALNHKTLRPVLEPVAASSLAQRRVMKKLTSTDL; this comes from the exons TTTGGAAAG GTCTTCTTGGTTAGAAAGATGGTTGGTCCTGATGCTGAACAACTGTACGCAATGAAAGTGCTGAAGAAAGCCACTCTGAAAG TTCGGGATCGTGTCAGAACTAAAATGGAACGGGATATTCTCGTGGAAGTAAATCATCCATTTATAGTTAAATTACACTATG CCTTTCAGACTGAAGGGAAACTTTATCTGATTTTAGATTTCCTCAGAGGAGGAGATGTATTTACACGTTTGTCCAAAGAG GTCATGTTTACTGAGGAAGATGTCAAATTCTACCTGGCAGAATTGGCACTTGCTTTGGATCACCTACACAGCTTGGGAATAGTGTACCGAGATCTAAAGCCTGAAAA CATTTTACTTGATGAAGGAGGACATATCAAGTTAACAG ATTTTGGGCTAAGTAAAGAATCAGTTGACCAAGAAAAGAAGGCATACTCATTTTGTGGTACGGTGGAGTATATGGCACCAGAAGTAGTGAACAGGAGAGGTCACACACAGAGTGCAGATTGGTGGTCATTTGGCGTGCTCATG TTTGAGATGCTGACAGGCACATTACCATTCCAAGGTAAAGATCGAAATGAAACTATGAACATGATACTCAA AGCTAAATTAGGAATGCCTCAATTTCTTAGTCCGGAAGCTCAAGGCCTGCTCAGAACATTATTCAAGCGCAACCCTGGGAACCGACTAG GCGCTGGCCCTGATGGAGTTGAAGAGATCAAAAGGCATCCATTCTTTGCCACCATTGACTGGAAT AAATTGGTCAGAAAGGAAATCCATCCTCCATTTAAACCTGCTTCTGGTAAACCAGAAGACACTTTCTGCTTTGATCCAGAATTTACAGCTAAAACACCAAAAG ATTCACCGGGTATTCCACCAAGTGCTAATGCACACCAGTTGTTCAGAGGGTTTAGTTTTGTGGCAACCAATTCATTGGAAGTCGGGCAAAGCGCATCCCTCACAGTCGTCCACCCTATAGTACAG CTGCATGGCAACAGTATTCAGTTTAATGATGGATACGAGTTGAAAGAAGATATTGGGGTTGGCTCCTACTCAATCTGCAAGCGCTGCATACATCGAGTTACCAACATGGAGTTTGCTGTCAAG ATAATTGATAAGAGCAAACGAGATCCTTCGGAGGAGATTGAGATCCTGATGCGCTATGGACAGCACCCAAACATCATTACTTTGAAAGAT GTATATGATGACGGCCGATATGTATACCTTGTCACCGAACTATTGAAAGGAGGTGAGCTACTCGACAGACTCCTTCGACAGAAGTTCTTTTCAGAGCGAGAGGCCAGCGCTGTGTTGTTCACTATAACAAAAACCGTGGAATACCTTCACTGCCAAGGG GTCGTGCACAGAGATTTAAAACCAAGTAACATTCTGTACATGAATGAATCGGGGGACCCGGAATCTATTCGCATCTGTGACTTTGGGTTTGCTAAACAGCTGCGTGGTGAGAATGGCCTGCTAATGACTCCGTGTTACACTGCCAACTTCGTGGCTCCTGAG GTCCTCATGCGGGGTGGTTATGATGCTGCGTGTGATATCTGGAGCCTTGGAGTCCTCCTGTACACGATGCTGGCTGG TTATACTCCTTTTGCCAATGGACCAAATGATACTGCGGAAGAAATCTTATTGCGAATAGGAAGTGGGAAATTCTCACTGACTGGAGGCAACTGGGATACGGTTTCAGACGCTGCAAAG GATTTGCTGTCCAATATGCTTCACGTCGATCCCCATCAAAGATTCACAGCCGAGCAGGTGCTCAAACATGCCTGGATCGCTTGCCGGGATCAGCTACCGCATTTCCAATTAAACCGCCAGGATGCCCCTCATCTAGTGAAG GGAGCCATGGCTGCTACATACTCCGCCCTCAACCACAAGACCCTACGTCCAGTGTTGGAACCGGTCGCAGCTTCCAGTTTAGCTCAGCGCAGAGTTATGAAAAAACTTACCTCAACGGACTTGTGA
- the rps6kal gene encoding ribosomal protein S6 kinase alpha-6 isoform X2 — protein sequence MPFVQLDKPWQEMEVSSVNGHQMVDEPMVADETYSHCEEGRFKEIAITHHVKEGCERADPTQFELLKVLGQGSFGKVFLVRKMVGPDAEQLYAMKVLKKATLKVRDRVRTKMERDILVEVNHPFIVKLHYAFQTEGKLYLILDFLRGGDVFTRLSKEVMFTEEDVKFYLAELALALDHLHSLGIVYRDLKPENILLDEGGHIKLTDFGLSKESVDQEKKAYSFCGTVEYMAPEVVNRRGHTQSADWWSFGVLMFEMLTGTLPFQGKDRNETMNMILKAKLGMPQFLSPEAQGLLRTLFKRNPGNRLGAGPDGVEEIKRHPFFATIDWNKLVRKEIHPPFKPASGKPEDTFCFDPEFTAKTPKDSPGIPPSANAHQLFRGFSFVATNSLEVGQSASLTVVHPIVQLHGNSIQFNDGYELKEDIGVGSYSICKRCIHRVTNMEFAVKIIDKSKRDPSEEIEILMRYGQHPNIITLKDVYDDGRYVYLVTELLKGGELLDRLLRQKFFSEREASAVLFTITKTVEYLHCQGVVHRDLKPSNILYMNESGDPESIRICDFGFAKQLRGENGLLMTPCYTANFVAPEVLMRGGYDAACDIWSLGVLLYTMLAGYTPFANGPNDTAEEILLRIGSGKFSLTGGNWDTVSDAAKDLLSNMLHVDPHQRFTAEQVLKHAWIACRDQLPHFQLNRQDAPHLVKGAMAATYSALNHKTLRPVLEPVAASSLAQRRVMKKLTSTDL from the exons TTTGGAAAG GTCTTCTTGGTTAGAAAGATGGTTGGTCCTGATGCTGAACAACTGTACGCAATGAAAGTGCTGAAGAAAGCCACTCTGAAAG TTCGGGATCGTGTCAGAACTAAAATGGAACGGGATATTCTCGTGGAAGTAAATCATCCATTTATAGTTAAATTACACTATG CCTTTCAGACTGAAGGGAAACTTTATCTGATTTTAGATTTCCTCAGAGGAGGAGATGTATTTACACGTTTGTCCAAAGAG GTCATGTTTACTGAGGAAGATGTCAAATTCTACCTGGCAGAATTGGCACTTGCTTTGGATCACCTACACAGCTTGGGAATAGTGTACCGAGATCTAAAGCCTGAAAA CATTTTACTTGATGAAGGAGGACATATCAAGTTAACAG ATTTTGGGCTAAGTAAAGAATCAGTTGACCAAGAAAAGAAGGCATACTCATTTTGTGGTACGGTGGAGTATATGGCACCAGAAGTAGTGAACAGGAGAGGTCACACACAGAGTGCAGATTGGTGGTCATTTGGCGTGCTCATG TTTGAGATGCTGACAGGCACATTACCATTCCAAGGTAAAGATCGAAATGAAACTATGAACATGATACTCAA AGCTAAATTAGGAATGCCTCAATTTCTTAGTCCGGAAGCTCAAGGCCTGCTCAGAACATTATTCAAGCGCAACCCTGGGAACCGACTAG GCGCTGGCCCTGATGGAGTTGAAGAGATCAAAAGGCATCCATTCTTTGCCACCATTGACTGGAAT AAATTGGTCAGAAAGGAAATCCATCCTCCATTTAAACCTGCTTCTGGTAAACCAGAAGACACTTTCTGCTTTGATCCAGAATTTACAGCTAAAACACCAAAAG ATTCACCGGGTATTCCACCAAGTGCTAATGCACACCAGTTGTTCAGAGGGTTTAGTTTTGTGGCAACCAATTCATTGGAAGTCGGGCAAAGCGCATCCCTCACAGTCGTCCACCCTATAGTACAG CTGCATGGCAACAGTATTCAGTTTAATGATGGATACGAGTTGAAAGAAGATATTGGGGTTGGCTCCTACTCAATCTGCAAGCGCTGCATACATCGAGTTACCAACATGGAGTTTGCTGTCAAG ATAATTGATAAGAGCAAACGAGATCCTTCGGAGGAGATTGAGATCCTGATGCGCTATGGACAGCACCCAAACATCATTACTTTGAAAGAT GTATATGATGACGGCCGATATGTATACCTTGTCACCGAACTATTGAAAGGAGGTGAGCTACTCGACAGACTCCTTCGACAGAAGTTCTTTTCAGAGCGAGAGGCCAGCGCTGTGTTGTTCACTATAACAAAAACCGTGGAATACCTTCACTGCCAAGGG GTCGTGCACAGAGATTTAAAACCAAGTAACATTCTGTACATGAATGAATCGGGGGACCCGGAATCTATTCGCATCTGTGACTTTGGGTTTGCTAAACAGCTGCGTGGTGAGAATGGCCTGCTAATGACTCCGTGTTACACTGCCAACTTCGTGGCTCCTGAG GTCCTCATGCGGGGTGGTTATGATGCTGCGTGTGATATCTGGAGCCTTGGAGTCCTCCTGTACACGATGCTGGCTGG TTATACTCCTTTTGCCAATGGACCAAATGATACTGCGGAAGAAATCTTATTGCGAATAGGAAGTGGGAAATTCTCACTGACTGGAGGCAACTGGGATACGGTTTCAGACGCTGCAAAG GATTTGCTGTCCAATATGCTTCACGTCGATCCCCATCAAAGATTCACAGCCGAGCAGGTGCTCAAACATGCCTGGATCGCTTGCCGGGATCAGCTACCGCATTTCCAATTAAACCGCCAGGATGCCCCTCATCTAGTGAAG GGAGCCATGGCTGCTACATACTCCGCCCTCAACCACAAGACCCTACGTCCAGTGTTGGAACCGGTCGCAGCTTCCAGTTTAGCTCAGCGCAGAGTTATGAAAAAACTTACCTCAACGGACTTGTGA